One stretch of Amycolatopsis sp. NBC_00345 DNA includes these proteins:
- a CDS encoding maleate cis-trans isomerase family protein — protein sequence MDLDFLAFEGPLAQRGIGVIAPFDLALERELWRWVPMDVSLHLARTPYEPVPVSMEMAQLVSDSRHLAAATRDVLHVEPEVVAYLCSSGSFVNGIDYERSLTKAICDAGAPDAVTTSGALAEVLQQLDLHNVSVLTPYDADLTGKLHDFLAELGVTTVSSDHLGLGGGIWKVSYRTIAERILAADHSDAEAIFVSCTNLPTFDLIEPLEAALGKPVLTANQLTMWACLRRMGLPIVGPGRWLREVS from the coding sequence TTGGATCTGGACTTCCTCGCGTTCGAAGGCCCGTTGGCGCAACGTGGCATCGGCGTCATCGCTCCTTTCGACCTCGCGCTGGAACGCGAGCTCTGGCGGTGGGTACCCATGGATGTCTCCCTTCATCTGGCGCGCACCCCGTACGAGCCGGTGCCGGTGAGCATGGAGATGGCGCAGCTCGTCAGCGACAGCCGGCACCTCGCCGCCGCGACGCGGGACGTGCTGCACGTGGAGCCGGAGGTGGTGGCCTACCTCTGCAGCTCCGGCAGCTTCGTGAACGGCATCGACTACGAGCGCTCCCTGACCAAGGCGATCTGCGACGCGGGCGCGCCCGACGCCGTGACCACCTCCGGCGCGCTCGCCGAGGTGCTGCAGCAGCTCGACCTGCACAACGTCTCGGTGCTGACGCCGTACGACGCCGATCTCACCGGGAAGCTGCACGACTTCCTCGCCGAGCTGGGCGTGACCACCGTGTCGAGCGACCACCTCGGCTTGGGCGGCGGCATCTGGAAAGTCAGCTACCGCACCATTGCCGAGCGGATCCTGGCCGCCGACCACAGCGACGCCGAGGCGATCTTCGTCAGCTGCACCAACCTGCCGACGTTCGACCTGATCGAGCCGCTGGAGGCGGCGCTCGGCAAACCGGTGCTGACCGCGAACCAGCTGACCATGTGGGCCTGTCTGCGCCGGATGGGCCTGCCCATCGTGGGCCCCGGCCGGTGGCTGCGTGAGGTCTCCTGA
- a CDS encoding maleate cis-trans isomerase family protein, producing the protein MTTIGFIYPDHAAEDDYLLAEQLLGGADSEQGDIRLPVEHIYGTDLHAVPELLDLGSEARLADGAALLAKHEPDAVIWACTSGSFVYGWDGARGQADGLAQVAGVPASSTSFAFVHAAQALDVKRVAVAASYPDDVAQLFVEFLAAGGVEVVAMASADISTAAEVGRLAPEAVVRLAVQHDHADADAVLVPDTAMRTLAEINAIETALGKPVLTANQVTVWEGLRLTGTTRLVRSMGRLFRVRD; encoded by the coding sequence GTGACCACCATCGGCTTCATCTACCCCGACCACGCGGCCGAGGACGACTACCTGCTCGCGGAGCAGCTGCTCGGCGGCGCCGACAGCGAGCAGGGCGATATCCGGCTGCCGGTGGAGCACATCTACGGCACCGACCTGCACGCCGTGCCGGAGCTGCTCGACCTCGGCAGCGAGGCCCGGCTGGCCGACGGCGCCGCGCTGCTGGCCAAGCACGAGCCCGACGCGGTGATCTGGGCCTGCACGTCCGGCAGCTTCGTCTACGGCTGGGACGGCGCGCGTGGCCAGGCCGACGGGCTGGCCCAGGTGGCCGGAGTACCGGCTTCGAGCACCTCCTTCGCGTTTGTGCACGCCGCGCAGGCACTGGACGTGAAGCGGGTCGCCGTGGCGGCCAGCTATCCCGACGACGTGGCGCAGCTGTTCGTGGAGTTCCTCGCCGCGGGCGGCGTCGAGGTGGTGGCCATGGCGAGCGCGGACATCAGCACCGCTGCCGAGGTCGGCCGGCTCGCGCCGGAGGCCGTGGTGCGCCTGGCCGTGCAGCACGACCACGCCGATGCCGATGCCGTGCTGGTGCCGGACACCGCCATGCGCACGCTGGCCGAGATCAACGCCATCGAGACCGCGCTCGGCAAGCCGGTGCTGACCGCGAACCAGGTGACCGTGTGGGAGGGCCTGCGGCTCACCGGGACCACTCGGCTGGTGCGCTCGATGGGCCGGCTGTTCCGGGTGAGGGACTGA
- a CDS encoding GntR family transcriptional regulator, translating into MVTLPDIEPVSRESTAAVIARQLRDAIMTGALPPGTQLGETDLAARFHVSRGPLREAMQHLVSEGLLRSERHRGLFVIDLEPGDVYDIYLARSAVERAAMLRALRGDRDAVAAVLEQTVADMAAAADDDDPTALSTADLRFHEALIDASGSKRLVRMARTLLIETRMCLSLLQNTYQRVEERVDEHTRIIDALRAGDDETALHLLEAHMEDAVQRLAPGTSLNQGPAPAVP; encoded by the coding sequence ATGGTCACCCTGCCCGACATCGAGCCGGTCAGCCGCGAGTCGACGGCCGCGGTGATCGCGCGGCAGCTGCGCGACGCGATCATGACCGGCGCGCTGCCGCCCGGCACTCAGCTCGGCGAGACCGACCTGGCCGCCCGGTTCCATGTTTCGCGCGGCCCGCTGCGGGAGGCGATGCAGCACCTCGTCTCGGAAGGCCTGCTGCGCAGCGAACGCCACCGCGGGCTCTTCGTGATCGACCTCGAACCGGGCGACGTCTACGACATCTACCTCGCCCGCTCGGCGGTCGAGCGCGCCGCCATGCTGCGGGCGCTGCGCGGCGACCGCGACGCGGTGGCGGCCGTGCTGGAGCAGACCGTGGCGGACATGGCCGCGGCCGCGGACGACGACGACCCCACCGCACTGTCCACAGCGGACCTCCGGTTCCACGAGGCGCTGATCGACGCCTCCGGCAGCAAGCGCCTGGTGCGCATGGCCCGCACCCTGCTCATCGAGACGCGCATGTGCCTGAGCCTGCTGCAGAACACCTACCAGCGGGTCGAAGAGCGCGTGGACGAGCACACCCGCATCATCGACGCCTTGCGGGCCGGCGACGACGAGACCGCGCTGCACCTGCTCGAGGCCCACATGGAGGACGCGGTGCAGCGCCTGGCGCCCGGCACGAGCCTGAACCAGGGCCCGGCGCCGGCGGTTCCCTAG
- a CDS encoding DUF4262 domain-containing protein: MAEYLTQILGQIDETGWVVQAVGKEDPRPPWAYTAGLTRYGLPELVVTGLDAHPSARLLNAVAAESLEAGPPQPGQVLTARGLPPIEVVALAEPSAHLSLAITLYGPDVRALQLVYADEEGAYPWSPSYRGGRGGQPVLGVRGDG; encoded by the coding sequence GTGGCCGAGTACCTGACCCAGATCCTCGGCCAGATCGACGAAACCGGGTGGGTCGTCCAGGCCGTGGGCAAGGAAGACCCGCGGCCGCCCTGGGCGTACACCGCCGGTCTGACCCGGTACGGGCTGCCGGAACTCGTGGTCACCGGTCTTGATGCCCACCCGTCGGCGAGGCTGCTGAACGCCGTCGCCGCGGAGTCGCTGGAGGCTGGTCCGCCCCAGCCGGGCCAGGTGCTCACCGCACGGGGCCTGCCACCGATCGAGGTCGTGGCGCTGGCGGAGCCCTCGGCACACCTCTCGCTCGCGATCACCTTGTATGGCCCCGATGTACGGGCGCTTCAGCTCGTCTACGCGGACGAGGAGGGCGCCTACCCGTGGTCGCCGTCCTACCGCGGCGGCCGCGGCGGCCAGCCCGTGCTGGGGGTGCGCGGCGATGGGTGA